The following are encoded in a window of Rosa chinensis cultivar Old Blush chromosome 4, RchiOBHm-V2, whole genome shotgun sequence genomic DNA:
- the LOC112196730 gene encoding DNA-directed RNA polymerase V subunit 7, whose amino-acid sequence MFLKVELPWNVVIPPANLVAKGLMLKKSISLRLLKGFAANKATKDHGYFLAITTVESIGEGKVRRSGDVVYPVVFSCITFKLFRGEIIEGVVHHVLRNGVLMNCGPVENIFLYKDLMPDYRYVPGENPIFLNEKTGSKIVKDVLVRCVVLGTKWLEEEREFRGLVSLEGDYLGPVS is encoded by the coding sequence ATGTTTCTCAAAGTGGAATTGCCCTGGAATGTAGTAATCCCGCCTGCAAACCTGGTTGCAAAAGGATTGATGCTTAAAAAATCAATCAGTCTGCGATTGCTCAAAGGCTTTGCTGCAAATAAGGCAACCAAAGATCATGGGTACTTTCTTGCGATCACAACCGTGGAAAGCATAGGAGAGGGGAAAGTCAGGCGCTCCGGGGATGTGGTGTATCCAGTTGTGTTTAGTTGCATCACTTTTAAGCTTTTCAGGGGGGAGATCATAGAGGGGGTTGTTCACCATGTGCTGAGAAATGGAGTTTTGATGAACTGCGGCCCTGTTGAAAACATATTTCTATATAAGGACTTAATGCCTGATTACCGATATGTCCCCGGAGAGAATCCCATTTTCTTGAACGAAAAGACGGGTTCTAAGATTGTGAAAGATGTATTGGTTCGTTGTGTTGTTCTTGGGACTAAGTggcttgaagaagaaagggagtttcggggactGGTTAGCTTGGAGGGTGATTATCTAGGACCAGTTTCATAA
- the LOC112196071 gene encoding DNA-directed RNA polymerase V subunit 7, producing MFLKTELQWNVVIPAESLDAKGLMLQKAIVIRLLDDFSKRKATKDLGYLLALTTVEKIGEGKVRQHTGDVLFPVTFSAISFKLFRGEILEGVVHKVLKQGVILRCGPIENVYLSSSKMPDYNYVPGENPIFLNDKMSKIEKGVTLRFIVIGAKWLEAEREFQALVGLHADYLGPVS from the coding sequence ATGTTTCTCAAAACTGAGTTGCAGTGGAATGTTGTAATCCCTGCTGAAAGCTTGGATGCGAAGGGATTGATGCTCCAAAAGGCAATTGTTATCCGGCTGCTGGATGATTTTTCTAAGAGAAAGGCCACAAAGGATCTCGGATACCTTCTTGCTCTCACAACTGTGGAGAAAATAGGAGAGGGAAAAGTCAGGCAGCATACTGGGGATGTGCTTTTTCCAGTCACCTTTAGCGCCATCTCCTTTAAGCTTTTCAGAGGAGAGATCTTAGAGGGAGTAGTGCACAAGGTGCTGAAGCAGGGAGTTATATTGAGATGCGGTCCCATTGAGAATGTATATCTCTCTTCTTCGAAAATGCCCGATTACAACTATGTTCCAGGGGAGAATCCTATCTTCTTGAATGACAAGATGTCTAAGATTGAAAAAGGTGTCACGCTGCGTTTCATTGTCATTGGAGCTAAGTGGCTTGAGGCAGAAAGGGAATTTCAGGCATTGGTTGGCTTACATGCTGATTATCTAGGACCAGTTTCTTAG